In Phlebotomus papatasi isolate M1 chromosome 1, Ppap_2.1, whole genome shotgun sequence, the following proteins share a genomic window:
- the LOC129799167 gene encoding myophilin, producing MAANRATKSGFAAEAQRKINSKYSDELASECLEWIKEITGEPASTSGDMENFYEVLKDGVLLCKLVNCLQPGSVKKVNESKMAFKCMENITSFLEVAKNMGVPAQETFQSVDLWERQNLNSVVICLQSLGRKAHNYGKPSIGPKEADKNVRHFSEEQLRAGQNVISLQYGSNKGATQSGINFGNTRHM from the exons ATCAACTCCAAGTATAGCGATGAATTGGCGTCTGAGTGTCTCGAGTGGATTAAGGAGATCACGGGTGAGCCTGCCAGCACCTCCGGAGACATGGAGAACTTCTATGAGGTACTCAAGGATGGAGTGTTGCTGTGTAAATTGGTCAATTGCCTGCAACCGGGCTCCGTGAAGAAGGTCAATGAGAGCAAGATGGCATTCAAGTGCATGGAGAATATTACAA GTTTCCTCGAAGTTGCCAAGAACATGGGAGTTCCTGCCCAGGAAACATTCCAGAGTGTGGATTTGTGGGAACGACAGAACCTCAATTCCGTGGTCATTTGCCTACAGAGTCTTGGCCGAAAAGCCCACAACTATGGTAAGCCATCAATTGGACCCAAGGAGGCAGACAAGAATGTCCGTCACTTTTCTGAGGAACAACTCAGAGCTGGCCAGAATGTCATCTCGCTCCAGTACGGCTCCAACAAAGGTGCCACTCAAAGTGGCATCAATTTTGGCAACACGAGGCACATGTAA
- the LOC129799173 gene encoding probable 28S ribosomal protein S6, mitochondrial, with translation MPVYELFMILRQMSRPEVVSGVKRAAEIILDRGGVIRSINNMGTMDLPYKISSQGIVHRIGTYFTVEFSVPPTQLEDIDEEYSRDVDIIRRGIFKVEDELTVPKERQCTLHEELLPPAYRKDVQEMIAIANKKKKPKFKYNSGLDYYPFSK, from the exons ATGCCAGTGTACGAGCTGTTTATGATTTTGAGGCAGATGTCTCGG CCGGAAGTTGTTTCGGGTGTTAAAAGAGCTGCAGAGATCATCCTGGACAGAGGAGGTGTGATCAGATCGATAAACAACATGGGAACAATGGATCTACCCTATAAAATCAGTTCTCAAGGGATTGTCCATCGCATAGGGACGTACTTTACCGTGGAATTCAGTGTCCCGCCTACGCAGCTGGAAGACATCGATGAGGAGTACAGCAGAGATGTTGACATCATCCGGAGGGGGATATTCAAGGTTGAAGATGAATTGACTGTGCCCAAGGAGAGACAATGTACCCTCCATGAAGAATTACTCCCGCCTGCCTATCGAAAGGACGTTCAGGAGATGATTGCAATTGCCAATAAGAAGAAAAAGCCCAAGTTCAAGTACAATTCCGGCCTGGATTACTATCCCTTCTCCAAATAG